From Pseudorca crassidens isolate mPseCra1 chromosome 15, mPseCra1.hap1, whole genome shotgun sequence, one genomic window encodes:
- the GGT7 gene encoding glutathione hydrolase 7 isoform X1 encodes MAAENEASQESALGAYSPVDYMSITSFPRLPEDEPAPAAPLRSRKDEDAFLGDPDTDPDSFLKSARLQRLPSSSSEMGSQDGSPLRETRKDPFSAAASECSCRQDGLTVIVTACLTFATGVTVALIMQIYFGDPQIFHQGAVVTDAAHCTSLGIEVLSKQGSSVDAAVAAALCLGIVAPHSSGLGGGGVMLVHDIRRNKSHLIDFRESAPGALREEALQRSWETKVGTPPPSLAWGSEEFSPAPPLPVTWSPLSLTCPPCPAWALGGGSRNGEGATRSSPALWQDPSSSPQDLLHPLLSGSPRLPWSQVLAFAAAVAQDGFNMTHDLAQALAEQPPPNASERFRETFLPSGHPPLPGSLLRRPDLAAVLDVLGTYGPAAFYAGGNLTLEMVAEAQHAGGVITEEDFSNYSALLEKPVCGVYRGHLVLSPRPPHTGPALISALNILEGFNLTSLVSREQALHWVAETLKIALALASRLGDPVYDSTITESMDDMLSKVEAAYFRGQINDSQTAPVPLLPIYELNGAPTAAQVLIMGPDDFIVAMVSSLNRPFGSGLITPSGILLNSQMLDFSWPNRTANHPAPSLENSVQPGKRPLSFLLPTVVRPAEGLCGTYLALGANGAARGLSGLTQVLLNVLTLNRNLSDSLARGRLHPDLQTNLLQVDSEFTEEEIEFLEARGHHVEKVDVLSWVHGSRRTNNFIIGVKDPRSPDAAGATIL; translated from the exons ATGGCGGCAGAGAACGAGGCCAGTCAGGAGAGCGCCCTGGGCGCCTACTCGCCGGTGGACTACATGAGCATCACCAGCTTCCCGAGGCTGCCGGAGGACGAGCCGGCGCCCGCGGCCCCTCTGAGGAGCCGCAAGGACGAGGACGCCTTCCTGGGAGACCCAGATACCG ACCCGGACTCCTTCCTGAAGTCAGCGCGGCTGCAGCGGCTGCCGTCGTCGTCGTCGGAGATGGGCAGCCAGGACGGGTCGCCGTTGCGGGAGACGCGCAAAGACCCGTTCTCCGCGGCAGCGTCCGAGTGCTCCTGCCGCCAGGACGGGCTCACGGTCATCGTCACAGCCTGCCTCACCTTTGCCACCGGTGTCACTGTGGCGCTCATCATGCAGATCTACTTCGGGGACCCCCAG aTCTTTCACCAGGGCGCTGTGGTGACTGATGCCGCCCACTGCACATCGCTGGGCAtagaggtgctcagtaaacagggATCTTCCGTGGATGCAGCTGTGGCAGCAGCCCTGTGTTTGGGGATCGTGGCTCCTCACAGTTCTGGCCTGGGCGG TGGGGGTGTGATGCTGGTACATGACATCCGACGGAATAAGAGCCACCTAATTGATTTCCGAGAGTCTGCCCCAGGGGCTCTCAGAGAAGAGGCCCTGCAGAGATCCTGGGAGACCAAGGTGGGGACCCCG CCCCCATCCCTGGCTTGGGGCTCTGAGGAATTCAGCCCAGCGCCCCCCCTTCCAGTGACCtggtctcctctctccctcacctGCCCGCCTTGCCCAGCCTGGGCTCTTGGTGGGGGTTCCCGGAATGGTGAAGGGGCTACACGAAGCTCACCAGCTCTATGGCAG gaCCCTTCTTCCTCCCCCCAGGACCTCCTCCACCCCCTGCTCTCCGGCTCCCCCAGGCTGCCATGGTCCCAAGTCCTCGCCTTCGCAGCAGCTGTGGCCCAAGATGGCTTCAACATGACCCATGATCTAG CCCAAGCCCTGGCTGAACAGCCGCCACCCAATGCGTCTGAGCGCTTCCGTGAGACGTTCCTGCCCTCGGGTCACCCACCACTACCTGGCTCACTGCTGCGACGGCCTGACCTGGCGGCGGTGCTGGATGTGCTTGGCACCTATGGCCCCGCTGCCTTCTATGCCGGTGGCAACCTCACACTGGAGATGGTGGCAGAG GCTCAGCATGCAGGGGGTGTCATAACTGAGGAGGACTTCAGCAACTACAGTGCCCTCTTGGAGAAGCCTGTGTGTGGCGTGTACAGAG GCCACCTGGTTCTCAGTCCCCGACCCCCACACACAGGCCCTGCCCTCATCAGTGCTCTCAACATCCTCGAGGGCTTCAACCTCACCAGCCTGGTATCCCGGGAACAGGCTCTTCACTGGGTGGCAGAG ACCCTGAAGATCGCATTAGCTCTGGCCAGCAGACTGGGAGATCCCGTCTACGATTCTACCATCACTGAGAGCATGGATGACATGCTCAG CAAAGTGGAGGCTGCCTACTTCCGGGGCCAGATCAATGACTCCCAGACAGCCCCTGTCCCGCTCCTGCCCATCTATGAGCTAAATGGGGCTCCCACGGCTGCCCAGGTGCTGATCATGGGCCCTGACGACTTCATTGTAGCCATGGTCAG CTCCCTGAACCGGCCCTTTGGCAGCGGCCTCATCACCCCCTCGGGGATCCTGCTCAACAGCCAGATGCTGGACTTCTCTTGGCCTAACAGGACTGCTAACCACCCTGCGCCCAGCCTG GAGAACTCGGTGCAGCCAGGGAAGCGGCCACTGTCTTTCCTGCTGCCCACTGTGGTCCGGCCAGCAGAAGGACTCTGTGGGACCTACCTTGCTCTGGGGGCCAATGGAGCTGCCCGGGGCCTCAGCGGCCTGACCCAG GTCCTGCTGAATGTCCTGACTTTGAACCGGAACCTGAGTGACAGCCTGGCCCGTGGCCGCCTGCACCCCGACCTGCAGACCAACCTCCTGCAGGTGGACA
- the GGT7 gene encoding glutathione hydrolase 7 isoform X6, with amino-acid sequence MAAENEASQESALGAYSPVDYMSITSFPRLPEDEPAPAAPLRSRKDEDAFLGDPDTDPDSFLKSARLQRLPSSSSEMGSQDGSPLRETRKDPFSAAASECSCRQDGLTVIVTACLTFATGVTVALIMQIYFGDPQIFHQGAVVTDAAHCTSLGIEVLSKQGSSVDAAVAAALCLGIVAPHSSGLGGGGVMLVHDIRRNKSHLIDFRESAPGALREEALQRSWETKDLLHPLLSGSPRLPWSQVLAFAAAVAQDGFNMTHDLAQALAEQPPPNASERFRETFLPSGHPPLPGSLLRRPDLAAVLDVLGTYGPAAFYAGGNLTLEMVAEAQHAGGVITEEDFSNYSALLEKPVCGVYRGHLVLSPRPPHTGPALISALNILEGFNLTSLVSREQALHWVAETLKIALALASRLGDPVYDSTITESMDDMLSKVEAAYFRGQINDSQTAPVPLLPIYELNGAPTAAQVLIMGPDDFIVAMVSSLNRPFGSGLITPSGILLNSQMLDFSWPNRTANHPAPSLENSVQPGKRPLSFLLPTVVRPAEGLCGTYLALGANGAARGLSGLTQVLLNVLTLNRNLSDSLARGRLHPDLQTNLLQVDSEFTEEEIEFLEARGHHVEKVDVLSWVHGSRRTNNFIIGVKDPRSPDAAGATIL; translated from the exons ATGGCGGCAGAGAACGAGGCCAGTCAGGAGAGCGCCCTGGGCGCCTACTCGCCGGTGGACTACATGAGCATCACCAGCTTCCCGAGGCTGCCGGAGGACGAGCCGGCGCCCGCGGCCCCTCTGAGGAGCCGCAAGGACGAGGACGCCTTCCTGGGAGACCCAGATACCG ACCCGGACTCCTTCCTGAAGTCAGCGCGGCTGCAGCGGCTGCCGTCGTCGTCGTCGGAGATGGGCAGCCAGGACGGGTCGCCGTTGCGGGAGACGCGCAAAGACCCGTTCTCCGCGGCAGCGTCCGAGTGCTCCTGCCGCCAGGACGGGCTCACGGTCATCGTCACAGCCTGCCTCACCTTTGCCACCGGTGTCACTGTGGCGCTCATCATGCAGATCTACTTCGGGGACCCCCAG aTCTTTCACCAGGGCGCTGTGGTGACTGATGCCGCCCACTGCACATCGCTGGGCAtagaggtgctcagtaaacagggATCTTCCGTGGATGCAGCTGTGGCAGCAGCCCTGTGTTTGGGGATCGTGGCTCCTCACAGTTCTGGCCTGGGCGG TGGGGGTGTGATGCTGGTACATGACATCCGACGGAATAAGAGCCACCTAATTGATTTCCGAGAGTCTGCCCCAGGGGCTCTCAGAGAAGAGGCCCTGCAGAGATCCTGGGAGACCAAG GACCTCCTCCACCCCCTGCTCTCCGGCTCCCCCAGGCTGCCATGGTCCCAAGTCCTCGCCTTCGCAGCAGCTGTGGCCCAAGATGGCTTCAACATGACCCATGATCTAG CCCAAGCCCTGGCTGAACAGCCGCCACCCAATGCGTCTGAGCGCTTCCGTGAGACGTTCCTGCCCTCGGGTCACCCACCACTACCTGGCTCACTGCTGCGACGGCCTGACCTGGCGGCGGTGCTGGATGTGCTTGGCACCTATGGCCCCGCTGCCTTCTATGCCGGTGGCAACCTCACACTGGAGATGGTGGCAGAG GCTCAGCATGCAGGGGGTGTCATAACTGAGGAGGACTTCAGCAACTACAGTGCCCTCTTGGAGAAGCCTGTGTGTGGCGTGTACAGAG GCCACCTGGTTCTCAGTCCCCGACCCCCACACACAGGCCCTGCCCTCATCAGTGCTCTCAACATCCTCGAGGGCTTCAACCTCACCAGCCTGGTATCCCGGGAACAGGCTCTTCACTGGGTGGCAGAG ACCCTGAAGATCGCATTAGCTCTGGCCAGCAGACTGGGAGATCCCGTCTACGATTCTACCATCACTGAGAGCATGGATGACATGCTCAG CAAAGTGGAGGCTGCCTACTTCCGGGGCCAGATCAATGACTCCCAGACAGCCCCTGTCCCGCTCCTGCCCATCTATGAGCTAAATGGGGCTCCCACGGCTGCCCAGGTGCTGATCATGGGCCCTGACGACTTCATTGTAGCCATGGTCAG CTCCCTGAACCGGCCCTTTGGCAGCGGCCTCATCACCCCCTCGGGGATCCTGCTCAACAGCCAGATGCTGGACTTCTCTTGGCCTAACAGGACTGCTAACCACCCTGCGCCCAGCCTG GAGAACTCGGTGCAGCCAGGGAAGCGGCCACTGTCTTTCCTGCTGCCCACTGTGGTCCGGCCAGCAGAAGGACTCTGTGGGACCTACCTTGCTCTGGGGGCCAATGGAGCTGCCCGGGGCCTCAGCGGCCTGACCCAG GTCCTGCTGAATGTCCTGACTTTGAACCGGAACCTGAGTGACAGCCTGGCCCGTGGCCGCCTGCACCCCGACCTGCAGACCAACCTCCTGCAGGTGGACA
- the GGT7 gene encoding glutathione hydrolase 7 isoform X5 codes for MAAENEASQESALGAYSPVDYMSITSFPRLPEDEPAPAAPLRSRKDEDAFLGDPDTDPDSFLKSARLQRLPSSSSEMGSQDGSPLRETRKDPFSAAASECSCRQDGLTVIVTACLTFATGVTVALIMQIYFGDPQIFHQGAVVTDAAHCTSLGIEVLSKQGSSVDAAVAAALCLGIVAPHSSGLGGGGVMLVHDIRRNKSHLIDFRESAPGALREEALQRSWETKDPSSSPQDLLHPLLSGSPRLPWSQVLAFAAAVAQDGFNMTHDLAQALAEQPPPNASERFRETFLPSGHPPLPGSLLRRPDLAAVLDVLGTYGPAAFYAGGNLTLEMVAEAQHAGGVITEEDFSNYSALLEKPVCGVYRGHLVLSPRPPHTGPALISALNILEGFNLTSLVSREQALHWVAETLKIALALASRLGDPVYDSTITESMDDMLSKVEAAYFRGQINDSQTAPVPLLPIYELNGAPTAAQVLIMGPDDFIVAMVSSLNRPFGSGLITPSGILLNSQMLDFSWPNRTANHPAPSLENSVQPGKRPLSFLLPTVVRPAEGLCGTYLALGANGAARGLSGLTQVLLNVLTLNRNLSDSLARGRLHPDLQTNLLQVDSEFTEEEIEFLEARGHHVEKVDVLSWVHGSRRTNNFIIGVKDPRSPDAAGATIL; via the exons ATGGCGGCAGAGAACGAGGCCAGTCAGGAGAGCGCCCTGGGCGCCTACTCGCCGGTGGACTACATGAGCATCACCAGCTTCCCGAGGCTGCCGGAGGACGAGCCGGCGCCCGCGGCCCCTCTGAGGAGCCGCAAGGACGAGGACGCCTTCCTGGGAGACCCAGATACCG ACCCGGACTCCTTCCTGAAGTCAGCGCGGCTGCAGCGGCTGCCGTCGTCGTCGTCGGAGATGGGCAGCCAGGACGGGTCGCCGTTGCGGGAGACGCGCAAAGACCCGTTCTCCGCGGCAGCGTCCGAGTGCTCCTGCCGCCAGGACGGGCTCACGGTCATCGTCACAGCCTGCCTCACCTTTGCCACCGGTGTCACTGTGGCGCTCATCATGCAGATCTACTTCGGGGACCCCCAG aTCTTTCACCAGGGCGCTGTGGTGACTGATGCCGCCCACTGCACATCGCTGGGCAtagaggtgctcagtaaacagggATCTTCCGTGGATGCAGCTGTGGCAGCAGCCCTGTGTTTGGGGATCGTGGCTCCTCACAGTTCTGGCCTGGGCGG TGGGGGTGTGATGCTGGTACATGACATCCGACGGAATAAGAGCCACCTAATTGATTTCCGAGAGTCTGCCCCAGGGGCTCTCAGAGAAGAGGCCCTGCAGAGATCCTGGGAGACCAAG gaCCCTTCTTCCTCCCCCCAGGACCTCCTCCACCCCCTGCTCTCCGGCTCCCCCAGGCTGCCATGGTCCCAAGTCCTCGCCTTCGCAGCAGCTGTGGCCCAAGATGGCTTCAACATGACCCATGATCTAG CCCAAGCCCTGGCTGAACAGCCGCCACCCAATGCGTCTGAGCGCTTCCGTGAGACGTTCCTGCCCTCGGGTCACCCACCACTACCTGGCTCACTGCTGCGACGGCCTGACCTGGCGGCGGTGCTGGATGTGCTTGGCACCTATGGCCCCGCTGCCTTCTATGCCGGTGGCAACCTCACACTGGAGATGGTGGCAGAG GCTCAGCATGCAGGGGGTGTCATAACTGAGGAGGACTTCAGCAACTACAGTGCCCTCTTGGAGAAGCCTGTGTGTGGCGTGTACAGAG GCCACCTGGTTCTCAGTCCCCGACCCCCACACACAGGCCCTGCCCTCATCAGTGCTCTCAACATCCTCGAGGGCTTCAACCTCACCAGCCTGGTATCCCGGGAACAGGCTCTTCACTGGGTGGCAGAG ACCCTGAAGATCGCATTAGCTCTGGCCAGCAGACTGGGAGATCCCGTCTACGATTCTACCATCACTGAGAGCATGGATGACATGCTCAG CAAAGTGGAGGCTGCCTACTTCCGGGGCCAGATCAATGACTCCCAGACAGCCCCTGTCCCGCTCCTGCCCATCTATGAGCTAAATGGGGCTCCCACGGCTGCCCAGGTGCTGATCATGGGCCCTGACGACTTCATTGTAGCCATGGTCAG CTCCCTGAACCGGCCCTTTGGCAGCGGCCTCATCACCCCCTCGGGGATCCTGCTCAACAGCCAGATGCTGGACTTCTCTTGGCCTAACAGGACTGCTAACCACCCTGCGCCCAGCCTG GAGAACTCGGTGCAGCCAGGGAAGCGGCCACTGTCTTTCCTGCTGCCCACTGTGGTCCGGCCAGCAGAAGGACTCTGTGGGACCTACCTTGCTCTGGGGGCCAATGGAGCTGCCCGGGGCCTCAGCGGCCTGACCCAG GTCCTGCTGAATGTCCTGACTTTGAACCGGAACCTGAGTGACAGCCTGGCCCGTGGCCGCCTGCACCCCGACCTGCAGACCAACCTCCTGCAGGTGGACA
- the GGT7 gene encoding glutathione hydrolase 7 isoform X2, with protein sequence MAAENEASQESALGAYSPVDYMSITSFPRLPEDEPAPAAPLRSRKDEDAFLGDPDTDPDSFLKSARLQRLPSSSSEMGSQDGSPLRETRKDPFSAAASECSCRQDGLTVIVTACLTFATGVTVALIMQIYFGDPQIFHQGAVVTDAAHCTSLGIEVLSKQGSSVDAAVAAALCLGIVAPHSSGLGGGGVMLVHDIRRNKSHLIDFRESAPGALREEALQRSWETKPPSLAWGSEEFSPAPPLPVTWSPLSLTCPPCPAWALGGGSRNGEGATRSSPALWQDPSSSPQDLLHPLLSGSPRLPWSQVLAFAAAVAQDGFNMTHDLAQALAEQPPPNASERFRETFLPSGHPPLPGSLLRRPDLAAVLDVLGTYGPAAFYAGGNLTLEMVAEAQHAGGVITEEDFSNYSALLEKPVCGVYRGHLVLSPRPPHTGPALISALNILEGFNLTSLVSREQALHWVAETLKIALALASRLGDPVYDSTITESMDDMLSKVEAAYFRGQINDSQTAPVPLLPIYELNGAPTAAQVLIMGPDDFIVAMVSSLNRPFGSGLITPSGILLNSQMLDFSWPNRTANHPAPSLENSVQPGKRPLSFLLPTVVRPAEGLCGTYLALGANGAARGLSGLTQVLLNVLTLNRNLSDSLARGRLHPDLQTNLLQVDSEFTEEEIEFLEARGHHVEKVDVLSWVHGSRRTNNFIIGVKDPRSPDAAGATIL encoded by the exons ATGGCGGCAGAGAACGAGGCCAGTCAGGAGAGCGCCCTGGGCGCCTACTCGCCGGTGGACTACATGAGCATCACCAGCTTCCCGAGGCTGCCGGAGGACGAGCCGGCGCCCGCGGCCCCTCTGAGGAGCCGCAAGGACGAGGACGCCTTCCTGGGAGACCCAGATACCG ACCCGGACTCCTTCCTGAAGTCAGCGCGGCTGCAGCGGCTGCCGTCGTCGTCGTCGGAGATGGGCAGCCAGGACGGGTCGCCGTTGCGGGAGACGCGCAAAGACCCGTTCTCCGCGGCAGCGTCCGAGTGCTCCTGCCGCCAGGACGGGCTCACGGTCATCGTCACAGCCTGCCTCACCTTTGCCACCGGTGTCACTGTGGCGCTCATCATGCAGATCTACTTCGGGGACCCCCAG aTCTTTCACCAGGGCGCTGTGGTGACTGATGCCGCCCACTGCACATCGCTGGGCAtagaggtgctcagtaaacagggATCTTCCGTGGATGCAGCTGTGGCAGCAGCCCTGTGTTTGGGGATCGTGGCTCCTCACAGTTCTGGCCTGGGCGG TGGGGGTGTGATGCTGGTACATGACATCCGACGGAATAAGAGCCACCTAATTGATTTCCGAGAGTCTGCCCCAGGGGCTCTCAGAGAAGAGGCCCTGCAGAGATCCTGGGAGACCAAG CCCCCATCCCTGGCTTGGGGCTCTGAGGAATTCAGCCCAGCGCCCCCCCTTCCAGTGACCtggtctcctctctccctcacctGCCCGCCTTGCCCAGCCTGGGCTCTTGGTGGGGGTTCCCGGAATGGTGAAGGGGCTACACGAAGCTCACCAGCTCTATGGCAG gaCCCTTCTTCCTCCCCCCAGGACCTCCTCCACCCCCTGCTCTCCGGCTCCCCCAGGCTGCCATGGTCCCAAGTCCTCGCCTTCGCAGCAGCTGTGGCCCAAGATGGCTTCAACATGACCCATGATCTAG CCCAAGCCCTGGCTGAACAGCCGCCACCCAATGCGTCTGAGCGCTTCCGTGAGACGTTCCTGCCCTCGGGTCACCCACCACTACCTGGCTCACTGCTGCGACGGCCTGACCTGGCGGCGGTGCTGGATGTGCTTGGCACCTATGGCCCCGCTGCCTTCTATGCCGGTGGCAACCTCACACTGGAGATGGTGGCAGAG GCTCAGCATGCAGGGGGTGTCATAACTGAGGAGGACTTCAGCAACTACAGTGCCCTCTTGGAGAAGCCTGTGTGTGGCGTGTACAGAG GCCACCTGGTTCTCAGTCCCCGACCCCCACACACAGGCCCTGCCCTCATCAGTGCTCTCAACATCCTCGAGGGCTTCAACCTCACCAGCCTGGTATCCCGGGAACAGGCTCTTCACTGGGTGGCAGAG ACCCTGAAGATCGCATTAGCTCTGGCCAGCAGACTGGGAGATCCCGTCTACGATTCTACCATCACTGAGAGCATGGATGACATGCTCAG CAAAGTGGAGGCTGCCTACTTCCGGGGCCAGATCAATGACTCCCAGACAGCCCCTGTCCCGCTCCTGCCCATCTATGAGCTAAATGGGGCTCCCACGGCTGCCCAGGTGCTGATCATGGGCCCTGACGACTTCATTGTAGCCATGGTCAG CTCCCTGAACCGGCCCTTTGGCAGCGGCCTCATCACCCCCTCGGGGATCCTGCTCAACAGCCAGATGCTGGACTTCTCTTGGCCTAACAGGACTGCTAACCACCCTGCGCCCAGCCTG GAGAACTCGGTGCAGCCAGGGAAGCGGCCACTGTCTTTCCTGCTGCCCACTGTGGTCCGGCCAGCAGAAGGACTCTGTGGGACCTACCTTGCTCTGGGGGCCAATGGAGCTGCCCGGGGCCTCAGCGGCCTGACCCAG GTCCTGCTGAATGTCCTGACTTTGAACCGGAACCTGAGTGACAGCCTGGCCCGTGGCCGCCTGCACCCCGACCTGCAGACCAACCTCCTGCAGGTGGACA
- the GGT7 gene encoding glutathione hydrolase 7 isoform X3, which translates to MAAENEASQESALGAYSPVDYMSITSFPRLPEDEPAPAAPLRSRKDEDAFLGDPDTDPDSFLKSARLQRLPSSSSEMGSQDGSPLRETRKDPFSAAASECSCRQDGLTVIVTACLTFATGVTVALIMQIYFGDPQIFHQGAVVTDAAHCTSLGIEVLSKQGSSVDAAVAAALCLGIVAPHSSGLGGGGVMLVHDIRRNKSHLIDFRESAPGALREEALQRSWETKVGTPPGLLVGVPGMVKGLHEAHQLYGRLPWSQVLAFAAAVAQDGFNMTHDLAQALAEQPPPNASERFRETFLPSGHPPLPGSLLRRPDLAAVLDVLGTYGPAAFYAGGNLTLEMVAEAQHAGGVITEEDFSNYSALLEKPVCGVYRGHLVLSPRPPHTGPALISALNILEGFNLTSLVSREQALHWVAETLKIALALASRLGDPVYDSTITESMDDMLSKVEAAYFRGQINDSQTAPVPLLPIYELNGAPTAAQVLIMGPDDFIVAMVSSLNRPFGSGLITPSGILLNSQMLDFSWPNRTANHPAPSLENSVQPGKRPLSFLLPTVVRPAEGLCGTYLALGANGAARGLSGLTQVLLNVLTLNRNLSDSLARGRLHPDLQTNLLQVDSEFTEEEIEFLEARGHHVEKVDVLSWVHGSRRTNNFIIGVKDPRSPDAAGATIL; encoded by the exons ATGGCGGCAGAGAACGAGGCCAGTCAGGAGAGCGCCCTGGGCGCCTACTCGCCGGTGGACTACATGAGCATCACCAGCTTCCCGAGGCTGCCGGAGGACGAGCCGGCGCCCGCGGCCCCTCTGAGGAGCCGCAAGGACGAGGACGCCTTCCTGGGAGACCCAGATACCG ACCCGGACTCCTTCCTGAAGTCAGCGCGGCTGCAGCGGCTGCCGTCGTCGTCGTCGGAGATGGGCAGCCAGGACGGGTCGCCGTTGCGGGAGACGCGCAAAGACCCGTTCTCCGCGGCAGCGTCCGAGTGCTCCTGCCGCCAGGACGGGCTCACGGTCATCGTCACAGCCTGCCTCACCTTTGCCACCGGTGTCACTGTGGCGCTCATCATGCAGATCTACTTCGGGGACCCCCAG aTCTTTCACCAGGGCGCTGTGGTGACTGATGCCGCCCACTGCACATCGCTGGGCAtagaggtgctcagtaaacagggATCTTCCGTGGATGCAGCTGTGGCAGCAGCCCTGTGTTTGGGGATCGTGGCTCCTCACAGTTCTGGCCTGGGCGG TGGGGGTGTGATGCTGGTACATGACATCCGACGGAATAAGAGCCACCTAATTGATTTCCGAGAGTCTGCCCCAGGGGCTCTCAGAGAAGAGGCCCTGCAGAGATCCTGGGAGACCAAGGTGGGGACCCCG CCTGGGCTCTTGGTGGGGGTTCCCGGAATGGTGAAGGGGCTACACGAAGCTCACCAGCTCTATGGCAG GCTGCCATGGTCCCAAGTCCTCGCCTTCGCAGCAGCTGTGGCCCAAGATGGCTTCAACATGACCCATGATCTAG CCCAAGCCCTGGCTGAACAGCCGCCACCCAATGCGTCTGAGCGCTTCCGTGAGACGTTCCTGCCCTCGGGTCACCCACCACTACCTGGCTCACTGCTGCGACGGCCTGACCTGGCGGCGGTGCTGGATGTGCTTGGCACCTATGGCCCCGCTGCCTTCTATGCCGGTGGCAACCTCACACTGGAGATGGTGGCAGAG GCTCAGCATGCAGGGGGTGTCATAACTGAGGAGGACTTCAGCAACTACAGTGCCCTCTTGGAGAAGCCTGTGTGTGGCGTGTACAGAG GCCACCTGGTTCTCAGTCCCCGACCCCCACACACAGGCCCTGCCCTCATCAGTGCTCTCAACATCCTCGAGGGCTTCAACCTCACCAGCCTGGTATCCCGGGAACAGGCTCTTCACTGGGTGGCAGAG ACCCTGAAGATCGCATTAGCTCTGGCCAGCAGACTGGGAGATCCCGTCTACGATTCTACCATCACTGAGAGCATGGATGACATGCTCAG CAAAGTGGAGGCTGCCTACTTCCGGGGCCAGATCAATGACTCCCAGACAGCCCCTGTCCCGCTCCTGCCCATCTATGAGCTAAATGGGGCTCCCACGGCTGCCCAGGTGCTGATCATGGGCCCTGACGACTTCATTGTAGCCATGGTCAG CTCCCTGAACCGGCCCTTTGGCAGCGGCCTCATCACCCCCTCGGGGATCCTGCTCAACAGCCAGATGCTGGACTTCTCTTGGCCTAACAGGACTGCTAACCACCCTGCGCCCAGCCTG GAGAACTCGGTGCAGCCAGGGAAGCGGCCACTGTCTTTCCTGCTGCCCACTGTGGTCCGGCCAGCAGAAGGACTCTGTGGGACCTACCTTGCTCTGGGGGCCAATGGAGCTGCCCGGGGCCTCAGCGGCCTGACCCAG GTCCTGCTGAATGTCCTGACTTTGAACCGGAACCTGAGTGACAGCCTGGCCCGTGGCCGCCTGCACCCCGACCTGCAGACCAACCTCCTGCAGGTGGACA